In the genome of Girardinichthys multiradiatus isolate DD_20200921_A chromosome 7, DD_fGirMul_XY1, whole genome shotgun sequence, one region contains:
- the LOC124871400 gene encoding olfactory receptor 6N2-like has product MDGKVNESYITLEGHVELHTYRYLYFAVMLMAYVCIIICNLTIVYLIWMHRNLHEPMYIFIAALLLNSVVFSTNIYPKLLSDFLSEKQIISYSACYLQFFLFYSLSGSEFLLLAAMAYDRYVSICKPLQYATIMGRTTVCIFLSLAWLVPACVTGVQVILSSDMKLCKMNLNGILCNNLIYNMYCVSSKVHIVFGALSVAITAFFSLLFIVFSYTRILIISFQSSKEVRKKATQTCSPHLLVLINFSCLCAFDVIIVRLGSNITKLVRLVMTLQTVLYHPLFNPIIYGLKMKEISKQLRRLFYRDKAIVVRLKH; this is encoded by the coding sequence atgGATGGTAAAGTAAATGAATCATATATAACTCTTGAAGGACATGTAGAGTTACATACATACAGATATCTTTATTTTGCAGTCATGCTGATGGCGTATGTTTGTATTATCATCTGTAATCTGACTATTGTGTATCTTATATGGATGCACAGAAACCTCCATGAGCCCATGTACATTTTCATTGCAGCTTTGCTTCTGAACTCTGTTGTTTTCAGCACTAATATATATCCGAAAttgctttcagattttttatctgaaaaacaGATCATATCATATTCAGCTTGTTATTTgcaattttttctattttattctttaagtGGCTCAGAGTTTTTATTGCTGGCAGCTATGGCCTATGATCGTTATGTGTCCATATGTAAACCTTTACAATATGCAACAATAATGGGAAGAACCACAGTTTGCATTTTCCTGAGTTTAGCTTGGCTTGTGCCTGCTTGTGTGACTGGCGTGCAAGTGATATTGAGCTCCGATATGAAACTATGTAAAATGAATTTGAATGGAATATTATGTAACAATTTAATTTACAATATGTACTGTGTAAGTTCAAAAGTCCACATTGTATTTGGTGCTCTTTCTGTGGCTATCACTGCATTCTTCTCTCtgcttttcatagttttttctTACACCAGAATACTGATAATATCCTTTCAGAGTTCCAAAGAAGTGAGAAAGAAAGCTACTCAGACATGCTCGCCACACTTGCTAGTGTTGATCAATTTCTCCTGTTTGTGTGCATTCGATGTCATTATAGTCAGATTGGGATCCAACATTACAAAGTTAGTACGATTAGTAATGACTTTACAGACAGTTTTGTATCATCCTCTATTTAATCCAATCATATATGGCTTAAAAATGAAggaaatatcaaaacaactAAGAAGGTTGTTTTATCGAGATAAAGCAATCGTTGTGAGGTTGAAGcactaa
- the LOC124871402 gene encoding olfactory receptor 6N2-like, with translation MRKININKAAGPDMVSVIIHCFEKILLKCIKDAIPAGLDSLPFTYRENRSTEDAVSLALHMALTHLQHPNTYVRVFVDFSSAFNTVLPDMLATTLVYLHHFALPHQLAPGVFIIILLTKMNATYITLDGHVEVEKYRYVYFILMFTSYILILSSNTTVVSLIVIHKNLHEPMYIFIAALLMNSMLFSTVVYPKLLIDFLSEKPMITYQVCLLQSFLFYSLSGSEFLLLTAMSYDRYVSICKPLQYPTIMRKTKVSIFLVLAWLVPACHVVVAVIAFANVKLCSFTLKGIFCNNSVNYLFCVPSRAIMIFGLVVLFNISLFPMLFVLFTYTMILRIAYRSSGEVRKKAAQTCLPHLLVLINYSCLLTYDMIIVRLESDISKTVRFVITLQIIIYNPLFNPIIYGLKMKEISKRLRQLFYYARGK, from the exons ATGAGGAAGATCAACATcaacaaggctgcaggtccagacaTGGTCTCAG TCATCATTCATTGCTTCGAGAAGATCCTCCTGAAGTGCATCAAGGATGCCATCCCCGCTGGCCTGGACAGCCTGCCGTTCACCTACAGGGAGAATCGCTCCACAGAGGATGCTGTCTCATTAGCACTTCACATGGCTCTGACACATCTGCAACATCCTAACACCTATGTTAGGgtatttgtggacttcagctcagcgTTCAACACCGTCCTTCCTGACATGCTTGCCACAACCTTGGTTTATTTGCACCACTTTGCACTTCCTCACCAACTGGCCCCAGGAG tttttataattATATTGCTCACTAAAATGAATGCAACATACATCACTCTTGATGGCCATGTAGAGGTTGAAAAATACAGAtatgtttactttattttaatgtttacaaGTTATATTTTGATCCTGTCCAGCAATACTACAGTTGTTAGTCTGATTGTGATTCACAAGAACCTCCATGAGcctatgtatatttttattgctGCTTTGTTAATGAACTCCATGCTTTTCAGCACTGTGGTTTACCCAAAGCTTTTGATAGACTTTTTATCTGAAAAACCTATGATAACTTATCAGGTGTGTCTCCTCcagagttttttattttattctttaagtGGTTCTGAATTCTTGCTTTTGACAGCCATGTCTTATGACAGATATGTGTCCATATGTAAACCTCTGCAATATCCAACTATTATGAGAAAAACTAAAGTGAGTATTTTCCTTGTCTTAGCTTGGCTTGTACCTGCTTGTCATGTTGTTGTGGCTGTCATTGCATTTGCTAATGTAAAACTCTGTAGCTTTAcgttgaaaggcattttctgcaACAATTCAGTGAATTATCTTTTCTGTGTGCCTTCAAGGGCAATAATGATATTTGGCTTAGTGGTCCTATTCAATATTAGTCTTTTTCCAATGCTTTTTGTACTATTCACTTACACAATGATACTTAGAATAGCCTATAGAAGTTCTGGGGAAGTCAGGAAAAAAGCTGCACAGACATGTTTACCTCACCTGCTGGTTTTAATCAACTATTCTTGTTTGCTTACTTATGACATGATTATTGTTAGGCTTGAATCTGATATTTCAAAGACTGTACGTTTTGTAATAACACTGCAAATAATAATCTATAATCCTCTTTTCAATCCAATCATATATGgactgaaaatgaaagaaatttcTAAACGACTAAGACAGTTGTTCTATTATGCTAgaggaaaataa